One window of the Cryptomeria japonica chromosome 7, Sugi_1.0, whole genome shotgun sequence genome contains the following:
- the LOC131857068 gene encoding protein neprosin-like isoform X1 — MAFRMFHLVLTYVLCMPFTILASPDELGNMSIDDYINYVNPPAVHKYKHDNGDNVLCVKFTDQISLRPAKNQNGYDKNNSNISWRDTQEGEPSSNISGSGLGKRCPEGTVSVREIKHEHVKRAGSVNMFLRRKMVEFSNQVHDYAVLQYTSDGIYSAQGTFNIWEPYVSSNDVFSLGQIWLVQDEPITQTIEAGWEVYPSFYEDSRPRLFVYWTNDNYKSTGCRNVDCPGFVLSNGAQYYPGQPIEQVSEYGKDQIDMLISIKREILQGEAIWSLYIQDKVVGYWPGSLFSSLAESTNIVQYGGEVLHSTNDPGTPFSKTHMGSGHFPQEGFSKAAYIRDIQMHDSNNSLVYPKETIIATIPLCYNLILAINNTNPEWGHYMFFGGPGGDNPSCLN; from the exons ATGGCTTTTCGTATGTTCCACCTGGTTTTAACTTATGTGCTCTGTATGCCATTTACGATTTTAGCATCCCCAGATGAACTGGGCAATATGAGCATCGACGATTATATCAATTATGTTAATCCACCGGCTGTTCACAAGTACAAA CATGACAATGGAGACAACGTACTCTGTGTCAAATTTACTGATCAAATTTCCCTCCGCCCTGCAAAAAATCAAAATGGGTATGATAAG AACAATTCAAATATAAGCTGGAGGGATACTCAAGAAGGGGAACCCTCTTCAAATATCTCAGGCAGTGGACTTGGAAAAAGGTGTCCTGAAGGAACAGTTTCTGTCAGGGAGATAAAGCACGAACACGTAAAACGGGCAGGATCTGTAAATATGTTTTTGAGGAGAAAAATGGTAGAATTTTCGAATCAGGTTCATGAC TATGCCGTTCTGCAATATACTTCTGATGGAATCTATAGCGCACAAGGAACGTTTAATATATGGGAACCATACGTCTCATCTAATGATGTTTTTAGCCTTGGCCAAATTTGGCTTGTCCAAGATGAACCAATAACACAAACAATCGAGGCTGGCTGGGAA GTCTATCCATCTTTCTACGAAGATTCTCGACCTAGACTTTTTGTATATTGGACG AATGATAATTACAAGTCCACGGGTTGTAGGAATGTTGATTGTCCAGGATTTGTGTTGTCCAATGGTGCACAATACTATCCAGGCCAGCCCATAGAACAAGTATCTGAGTATGGCAAAGATCAGATTGACATGTTGATAAGCATAAAAAGA GAAATTTTACAAGGTGAAGCAATATGGTCCTTATATATACAAGACAAAGTTGTTGGTTACTGGCCTGGATCCTTATTTAGTTCACTGGCTGAATCAACCAATATAGTGCAATATGGAGGAGAAGTTCTGCATTCTACTAATGATCCAGGAACCCCATTCTCAAAAACACATATGGGTAGTGGTCATTTTCCTCAAGAGGGCTTTTCAAAGGCAGCTTATATTAGGGACATCCAAATGCACGACTCTAATAATTCTCTTGTGTACCCAAAAGAAACAATTATAGCAACGATACCACTTTGCTATAATTTAATTCTTGCTATTAACAATACTAATCCAGAATGGGGTCACTACATGTTTTTTGGTGGTCCTGGGGGTGATAATCCTAGTTGTCTCAATTAA
- the LOC131857068 gene encoding protein neprosin-like isoform X2, with translation MAFRMFHLVLTYVLCMPFTILASPDELGNMSIDDYINYVNPPAVHKYKHDNGDNVLCVKFTDQISLRPAKNQNGYDKNNSNISWRDTQEGEPSSNISGSGLGKRCPEGTVSVREIKHEHVKRAGSVNMFLRRKMVEFSNQVHDNDNYKSTGCRNVDCPGFVLSNGAQYYPGQPIEQVSEYGKDQIDMLISIKREILQGEAIWSLYIQDKVVGYWPGSLFSSLAESTNIVQYGGEVLHSTNDPGTPFSKTHMGSGHFPQEGFSKAAYIRDIQMHDSNNSLVYPKETIIATIPLCYNLILAINNTNPEWGHYMFFGGPGGDNPSCLN, from the exons ATGGCTTTTCGTATGTTCCACCTGGTTTTAACTTATGTGCTCTGTATGCCATTTACGATTTTAGCATCCCCAGATGAACTGGGCAATATGAGCATCGACGATTATATCAATTATGTTAATCCACCGGCTGTTCACAAGTACAAA CATGACAATGGAGACAACGTACTCTGTGTCAAATTTACTGATCAAATTTCCCTCCGCCCTGCAAAAAATCAAAATGGGTATGATAAG AACAATTCAAATATAAGCTGGAGGGATACTCAAGAAGGGGAACCCTCTTCAAATATCTCAGGCAGTGGACTTGGAAAAAGGTGTCCTGAAGGAACAGTTTCTGTCAGGGAGATAAAGCACGAACACGTAAAACGGGCAGGATCTGTAAATATGTTTTTGAGGAGAAAAATGGTAGAATTTTCGAATCAGGTTCATGAC AATGATAATTACAAGTCCACGGGTTGTAGGAATGTTGATTGTCCAGGATTTGTGTTGTCCAATGGTGCACAATACTATCCAGGCCAGCCCATAGAACAAGTATCTGAGTATGGCAAAGATCAGATTGACATGTTGATAAGCATAAAAAGA GAAATTTTACAAGGTGAAGCAATATGGTCCTTATATATACAAGACAAAGTTGTTGGTTACTGGCCTGGATCCTTATTTAGTTCACTGGCTGAATCAACCAATATAGTGCAATATGGAGGAGAAGTTCTGCATTCTACTAATGATCCAGGAACCCCATTCTCAAAAACACATATGGGTAGTGGTCATTTTCCTCAAGAGGGCTTTTCAAAGGCAGCTTATATTAGGGACATCCAAATGCACGACTCTAATAATTCTCTTGTGTACCCAAAAGAAACAATTATAGCAACGATACCACTTTGCTATAATTTAATTCTTGCTATTAACAATACTAATCCAGAATGGGGTCACTACATGTTTTTTGGTGGTCCTGGGGGTGATAATCCTAGTTGTCTCAATTAA